ACGGTGCAGGAGGCGCTCTCGAGCAACAAGCCCACCGCCTTCACCAACTCGCTCGGTCAGACGGAGCAGGTCCAGATCGACCGCGACGGCCAGAAAGGCGATGAGGACGTCTACGAGGTCCGGGTCGGCGACGATCGCTTCAAGCTCCAGATGCCGAAGGGCGAGGACCCCGCCGTCAACCTGGCGCTTGCGATCAACTTCTTCTCGATGAACCTGCCCGAGATCCGCGACGAGCTGGATCTGCTGCGGATCTCGCCCGACAAGAACCCGACGGACGCGGAGTTCGCCAAGACGTACAACATCCCTAACTTCAGCTCGGCGGCCACCGCCGGCGGCGGGGTCATCACCTTCTGGCACGAGGGCAAGTACCTGGACAAGGCCACCTTCGACCACGAGATGGCCCACCTGATGAGCCCGAAGGCCTCTAGCAAGCGCGTCATGATGCCCGACGGGTACGAAGCCGCGATCGCCAAGGACGAGAAGACGCCGACCTCCTACTCCAAGGCCGCCCCGATCGAGGACTTCGCGGACTCGTGGTCGCTCTACCAGACGGCCCGGCAGACCTCGCCCGAGGCCCTCGCCAGGTTCCACGCCGACTACCCCAACCGCGCCGCGATGATGGACCAGTTCTGGAGCCGCTTCGCCCCGGGCGCGGACAAGGCCCCGGCGAACCCGGCGGTGCTCAACGGCACCCCGCCGGTGGACCTCAAGACGCTCGAGGTCAAGCGCGAGTACCGCAAGATCCGCGAGGAGCGGACCGTCACCGAATCGGACAGCCCCCTGCCGCCCAAGGAACCCGCCAAGACCGAGGCGGAGGCGAAGCCCCCCGAACCGGAGGCGAAGCTGCCCGAGCCGAAGGCGAAGGCACCAGAACCGAAGGCGAAGCCCCCCGAGCCGAAGGCGAAGGCGCCGGGGCCGCAGACGAAGGCACTCGAACCGAAGGCGCCCGAGACGAAGGACAAGCCGCCGCTGGTCCAGGATCCGCTCGACGTGGACACGTTGTTCGCCAACCAGCCCACGCCGGACGATTTACGGCGTAAGATGGAGACGATCGCTCCGGACGCCTTCGTCGCGCGCGCGTCGCAGGCGCGCCCCGCAAGCGAGCCCCTCACCACCTAGCATGGAAGCACCATGAACCACACCATCGAATACGTCGACGGCAACACGGGGGCCGTCGTGGCCCGCAAGAACGCCATGAGCGTTCCGGTCGAGTCCCGCGCGATCTACCTGCGCGGCGACAAGCCGATCGACACCCCCGACGACGCCGAGAAGACCGTGCCCATCGTGCGCGTCGTCAAGCTCGCGGTCAACGCGGCGGGTGAGCCCGTCGAGATGGAGCGGGCGAGCCAGGTCCTCGTGCGCGAGTACGACGCCGAAGGTCAGATGCTGCGGGAGACCGTCATGGTGCGCCGCATGGGCGGCAGCTAGAGGTCGCGCTTCGTCTCGAAGTAGGCGGTGATCCTCGGCTGGAGCGGCATGACCAGGCGCTCCAGCATCTTGCGCATCTCGAGGTTCTCTTCGAGCACCTGCAAGACCCCGTGAGAGGCCCCCGAGTTCAGGGCGCCGCGGGCGGTCGCCGCGGCCAGGGCAACGCCGAGCCCCCTGTTGCGAAAAGGCGGCCGGATGAAGAGGGCACGGTAGTAGAGCGTCCCCGGGATCTCCCGATCCACCAGGGACCACCCGACGAGCACATCGGCCTCGAACAAGGCGTAGCTGCAGGGCCCCGCGATGGGCTGCGCCTTGCGGCTGGGCTCGAAGTACTCCGGGTTGTCCGTCTCATGCGCCAGGGCGCGCTCCGCCTCGGCCCAGACGGCCTGCGGCACCTCGGCCCAGGGAACCAAGCGGTAGCGGGAAGGCGTACGCCAGCGCGCAAGCCAGTGCGCATCATGCAGGGGCTGGAGCGCGAACCGATAGTACCGGCTGATGAGGGACGGCGCCCCCCAGCCCGCGTTCGCCAGGAGGCGGCGCAGAGGCATCGTGTCGCCGACCTCGTGGAAGCGCGTCA
The Pantanalinema sp. DNA segment above includes these coding regions:
- a CDS encoding GNAT family N-acetyltransferase, whose product is GRPRRRRLGRPAFMRSFPLLAIAPLAPATAQPYSAFTYRQFRPWLVDERHPRAQSLIAVGARHDDEPVGLVVAGVEEGGEEATLCSVFVKERHRRAGVGTALLAALEATCREQGIRRLVTRFHEVGDTMPLRRLLANAGWGAPSLISRYYRFALQPLHDAHWLARWRTPSRYRLVPWAEVPQAVWAEAERALAHETDNPEYFEPSRKAQPIAGPCSYALFEADVLVGWSLVDREIPGTLYYRALFIRPPFRNRGLGVALAAATARGALNSGASHGVLQVLEENLEMRKMLERLVMPLQPRITAYFETKRDL